In Quercus lobata isolate SW786 chromosome 12, ValleyOak3.0 Primary Assembly, whole genome shotgun sequence, a genomic segment contains:
- the LOC115971724 gene encoding importin subunit alpha-1b-like encodes MAYLREIPVGCWSLNEYGMFVRFEMLYFALRRYLMLPFFSLFQCMINHQALPCLLNLLSHNHKKSIKKEACWTISNITAGNVNQIQAVIEAGIIPPLVQLLQIAEFEIKKEAAWAISNATSGGTHDQIKYLVSQGCIKPLCDLLICPDPRIVTVCLEGLENILKVGEAEKNMGKTDVNLNAQLIDDAEGIDKIENLQSHDNNEIYEKAVKILETYWVEDDDEPLPPGDAPQSSFNFGGNEVPVPSGGFNFS; translated from the exons atggcATATTTGCGTGAAATCCCTGTGGGATGCTGGTCACTCAATGAATATGGCATGTTTGTTAGGTTTGAAATGCTGTACTTTGCCTTGAGGAGGTATTTAATGCTTccctttttttccctctttcagTGTATGATAAATCATCAAGCTCTTCCTTGCCTCCTGAACCTGTTGTCACATAATCATAAGAAGAGCATCAAGAAGGAAGCTTGCTGGACCATTTCAAACATCACAGCTGGAAATGTAAATCAGATACAG GCTGTAATTGAGGCTGGTATCATTCCACCCCTTGTCCAACTACTTCAAATTGCAGAGTTTGAGATCAAGAAAGAAGCTGCTTGGGCAATTTCAAATGCTACTTCTGGTGGCACCCATGATCAaatcaa GTACTTGGTAAGCCAGGGGTGTATCAAGCCATTGTGTGATCTCCTAATTTGTCCAGACCCAAGAATTGTCACAGTTTGCTTGGAAGGGCTTGAGAACATTCTAAAGGTTGGGGAAGCTGAGAAAAATATGGGCAAGACAGATGTAAACTTGAATGCCCAATTGATTGATGATGCTGAGGGGATAGATAAGATTGAAAATCTTCAGAGTCATGACAACAATGAGATATATGAAAAGGCAGTGAAGATTTTAGAGACATATTGggttgaggatgatgatgagcCATTGCCCCCAGGTGATGCTCCTCAATCTAGCTTCAATTTTGGAGGAAATGAAGTTCCTGTTCCTTCTGGTGGATTTAACTTCAGTTGA